GGATATTGAGGATCTTGCCATATATGTTAAATAAGTTAGTAATCAAGCATGTATTTGTTAGGGTGAGTTTACTAGCGCTTAATTTTTAGTTGATGGTTTCTTTAATTTTAGGAGTGGTTTCAAGTGTTCCTCCCTTGTCCCTAATTCCCTTAGTAGTTTTATGAATTTACCGTGTAGCTCCTCAATTATTTGCCAGTTCCCTGAGGCAATGTTAACGCCTTGTTTAGGGTCTTTAACCAGGTTGTATAATTCGGTCTCAATCCTACCGAATGGTTTAAGCACCCTTGGCTTACCATCAACAATCATAGTGTACGTAACCCCCTCAAGCCCTTGGGAATCCTCAAAGGCCATTATTAAACTCCACTCATCTGCCGTTACAGTAGGCCTCAAACCACCTGCAGTACCATGTATTATGGGTGGGCTTGTGACCGCAATACCCCTAATAGGCTCCTTAACCTCACCGGTAATGTAGGGTAGCAGTGGTTTTCCCTGAACACCATACTTAACGTAATCAACGCCAGCCAGGTTAAGTATTGTTGCGGTTATGTCTGGTGGTTGAACAAGCCCATTAAACTCAATGCTCCTAATCCCCATTGAGTCTGGGAACCTTACAATTAGGGGGATGTGGGCAACCTCCTCGTATAATGGTGCGTACCCATGGTGCTCACCCATTATTACCGACTTACCGATTAAGCCATGCTCACCAAGGTAGAATCCATGATCTGAAGTGAACACTATGACTGTGTTATCAAGTAGGCCTAGTTCATCAACCTTCTCCAGAAGCCTACTAACCCACTTATCAACAAGCAGGGCCTCAGCCGCGTAAAGTGCCCTAACATGCTCAACCTCATCAATAGTTA
The window above is part of the Caldivirga sp. genome. Proteins encoded here:
- a CDS encoding sulfatase, which encodes MLKPLNFIIIVSDTFRLDLITGFRVRGRVVRVPFISHLASGGVFFTRAYTASFPTVPNRHDLLTGKFTFTYHDWAPLPPGEVTLPVMLRGAGYVSVLIADTPHILKDGFNYDRGFDAWVWVRGQENDRFRIVKDVKLPCSPSKLRDVETTLRHIVNNAGRIHEEDWIPAKTIIEASHWLEENYNLGKPFLLHVDLFDPHEPWDPPRWLIDRLDPGYSGEEVIYPAYGPSDYLTIDEVEHVRALYAAEALLVDKWVSRLLEKVDELGLLDNTVIVFTSDHGFYLGEHGLIGKSVIMGEHHGYAPLYEEVAHIPLIVRFPDSMGIRSIEFNGLVQPPDITATILNLAGVDYVKYGVQGKPLLPYITGEVKEPIRGIAVTSPPIIHGTAGGLRPTVTADEWSLIMAFEDSQGLEGVTYTMIVDGKPRVLKPFGRIETELYNLVKDPKQGVNIASGNWQIIEELHGKFIKLLRELGTREEHLKPLLKLKKPSTKN